The nucleotide window CCCCGCCGAGGCGCGCAAGACGACGGCCGGTAAGCCGCTGGCCGCGAAGGCCTTACCGGCTCAAGCCTGGGTCCTGCTCAAAGACACCGCCTTGAAGTGGCTTCAAGACCAATGCCCGCAACTGGGGGCGGCCCTGGCCTATTACACCGTCTTTTCCTTAGCCCCGCTGGTACTGGTGCTCTTGGCCGTCTTCAGCCTGGTTTATGGGGGCAACGAGCACGCCCGAGAAAAGATCACCGACCAATTGCGCTATTTCGTCGATCCCAGCGGGATCAAGGTCGTCCAAGACATCGCTGCCAACGCCGCAAAACCCAAAGGCGGCATCCTGGCGAGCGCCCTCGGCGTCATTATCGCGTTGTTTGGCGCCAGCGGTGTCTTTGGCGCACTGCAGAACGCGCTCAACACGATTTGGAGCGTCAAGCCCAAACCCGGCCAAGGGGTCTGGGGTTTTTTGAGGGCGCGCTTTCTGTCGTTTGCGATGGTGGGCGGGGTGTGCTTCCTCCTCCTGGTCTCGCTGACGGTCGAAAGTCTGCTCAAAGGTTTCAGCGGCTATCTTAAAAGCGCGCTGCCCGGCGGCGATACGGTGGCACTGGCGGTCTTTCTTGTGTTCGACCTTGCAGTGCTCATTCTGCTCTTTGCGATGATTTTCCGTTACCTGCCGGATGCCAGGATCGCCTGGCGCGACGTGTGGGTTGGCGCAGCGCTGACTGCGGTGCTCTTCGGGATCGGCAAGTTCGTGCTGGGCTTATACCTTGGAAGCGGCGCGGCCGGCTCGGCCTATGGGGCGGCCAGTTCGCTGATCACCTTGCTTCTGTGGGTCTTTTACGCCGCCCAGATCTTGCTCTTCGGCGCGGAGTTTACCGAGGTGTACGCCAACGCCTACGGCTCGCACGTGCAACCCGAGGCGCACGCCGTCAAGGTGGAACGCAGGGAGACCGAGGTGCCCCCCGATCGACCCTCATGAGAACGGGGCATTTCGGGTATATGCTTTTGCCGGGTGACCTGATTTCTGCACTGGCCAGCCACACAAGCGCGATTTCTCTCTAAAGCCAGTTTCCGCCATTCGGGTCAAAATCCCGCTGATCGCCATTTGGAAGCCAGAGATAGACCTTTCCCTCATAATCGTCGATGCAGCCCTGCGGCATGAACAGGACATTCAGCAAGGCCCACCATTCCGTCTGGATTTCCTCCGGCGCCACGACCCTGCACTGCGCGTTGAGGGCAAGCTGACGGCAGAACTGTTTCCCGGCTTGACCACCCGCTAACGCGCAGGAGTGGAACCATATCGTGCCAATCGTATAGCTGCGCAAAGCTGCGAAAGCGCCGACGTTCTTGATATTGATGTCGTTGAACTCGGCGGGGACCCACACGCCTTTGCCCGGGCCAGGAAAGATCTCCGGGGAGGCTTCGCCGACGTGGACTTGTCCCGGGTCACCATGAAAATTCATTACGATATTGGCTAACCGTTTACCCGGAGATTGGCCACACGCGGTCCCGATCCAGTTCACCACATCTTTCACGGTAGCAGTCTTTGGACAGTTCCAGGTGATGTCCATGAACATTCCGCACCCCCCAAACACATCTGTGAACGCGTAGGAGTTGAGCAGCAACGATGGTCCTTGCAGTCTGAGTGACATGAGGTATTTCCGCTGAAAAACCTAAATTGAATTGGCGAGGAGAGCCGCTGCAGGCCTTCGAGCGCGGTCACGGTCGCGCATCGAACGATCCGGGTGAGAGGCGGTTCCGCGTTTCTTCTTCGCGCAGGTTTTGCCCGCGCTGCGACAGCCCCCGTTCGACGCTGAGCTTTCCTCGGCTTCGTACCCGTGTGGCTGGGCTCCATGGCGGTCCGAGCCGCCCGAAGCAAATACAAAATGATGATCCATCCAATTCTACTCGCTTTCTATATTCCGATTTTTGATTGTCGATCCTGGACCGGTACAACGGAAAAAGCGGCGCGAAGTTTCAGGAGCCTCGCTGAAATGATCTGAGAGAGCGGCTCGGAAGGGGCAGACGACCTTAGCCGATCGGTTATGGGGCGTGATGTAGCGTCGGAACGCTTCCGCTTCACAAGCGCATAAGAACGTTCGGAGTGGTTGGATGCAACGTAGACGGGGTCGGGTACAGGTCCGGGGCCATGTCTACCCCGCCTGGACCGGGTGACCGGAGTTGCCGTTGCACTGCATCCGTCTTGTCCAGCAAGCGGCCCGCAGCTCTGTAGGAACAGCGTTGGCGTTACCGCCAGGTGGAGATCGCATCCGCCGGCGGTTGCCGGGCGTTCCTTGCCACCGGGCGATCAAGGCCGGCCACGATGCAGGCGCGCACGGGCCGTTCGACAAACCTGATGGCCAAACGCGTGCAAGGCGGGGC belongs to Verrucomicrobiota bacterium and includes:
- a CDS encoding YihY/virulence factor BrkB family protein — its product is MAPSRHISSQSAPQTHGDRPAEARKTTAGKPLAAKALPAQAWVLLKDTALKWLQDQCPQLGAALAYYTVFSLAPLVLVLLAVFSLVYGGNEHAREKITDQLRYFVDPSGIKVVQDIAANAAKPKGGILASALGVIIALFGASGVFGALQNALNTIWSVKPKPGQGVWGFLRARFLSFAMVGGVCFLLLVSLTVESLLKGFSGYLKSALPGGDTVALAVFLVFDLAVLILLFAMIFRYLPDARIAWRDVWVGAALTAVLFGIGKFVLGLYLGSGAAGSAYGAASSLITLLLWVFYAAQILLFGAEFTEVYANAYGSHVQPEAHAVKVERRETEVPPDRPS